ATTACTGCCGGCAACTCCGGATCAGAGTTCAGTGTATTTGCAGGGCGGAAAAAAGAAGAAGGCCCaagagaaaaagaaaaaaatgttattttaagatTTGTGAGATGAGATTTTTAACGAACTTTGGAATAAGAAACGAACATTTAAGGTCAAATGCATGTATAATcaatatacatttaatttcttattgaGTATTTAAATCTCTGCTTACATTTCTTAATcacaaattataatttaatgatGATACCAAgatgttaaataattttttaaccaCCGATTTTCAGTGTTCAATGGTCTTAAACAAACctcaattttatttgcattgatacaaataatttatataatttttatagaatCGCTTTTAAATGAAATCTGATATTCGCTtgctttaaaatgtaaataaatatatcccaTCACCCTTTATGACTATGACAAAACCtcctatatttatttttaaacaagtaagtgattttgcattttaaaagtGAACTTTAAGAGGTCGAGAATGCCAGACAGTAATTATGGAAAAGTTATTCGCTGGGCCATGTTGCCATATACTTTAGCCATTTTTGTACAGTGTTTCCTCAGCTCTCCTCTCAGTTTTACCCTTAATGTGAATAAATGTAACTAAAAGTTTATCAAATTGTTTGGGAAATAATTGGCTTAGTCAAAGGAAGGCAGATGTTGCTGACGGCATGGcacagttgttgctgctgttgccgctgctgctggcagtGATGCTGATATTGCCACAAAATGCCGCATGCCGGCATGAAAACTTTTGGGCggctgtgtgtgagtgttATGTGCTTTATGTTTGACCCAAATTCCTGTAGAGCCATGCAAAGTGTTGGTGTTTTACGTCGacggtgttgctgctgctgctgttgttgctgttgctgctgcaacatCCGAAATGCAATTTCAGCTTGGCAAGCATCGCgctattttccttttttcattGTACTTTGTGCCACTGCCAACAAAAGctttgcaaataaaataaaagtcatgccacgcccactcatATACACACAGGCAGCATAATTGCATTTGTTTTTCTCTAccttttttttgctggctACGAGGGGCGGGGTAATCATGGTTTGACCCATTAAAATCCTAAAACTCCAACATTTGCACAGGGAAAcgtaaaaattaaagttagtTTTAGGCTTTCGCAGCTCTCCAGGCCAACTTAATTGGAAAATCTCTCACGGCAACTGCATCAGCGATCGGGAATCAGCCATCGCCAGCTGCAACATTGCCACAAACCATAAGCCATACTCGTAATAGCCCCATCCGATTCGACAAAGGCTGAGGCAAAGTCTAATTAAAGCGAGCAAGCAAAAATCAAAAGGCGCCTGGAAAGTTGCAACCGCCCACCGAATGCAGCAGCATCCCATTCAGGCCCAGGCTAAACTTGCCTCAAAAGCAATTTAAGTAAATTATTGAACTTTCCATATGCATTGGGGCAAAGGAAAAGTCGCAAGTAAAAGCCAACAGGGACGCAGAATCACTAAAGTGATGCGgggggaaaatatgaaaaatggaaaactttttAGCCCCGAAACGAAGCTGCTATGCTCTGCGGAAAAACATCATTAATCtgggcaaataaaatatggcaATAACGATGGGTTATAAATGGTGATGCAACTTTTAGGGCCTTTTCCCCATAAAAGTGTTTTATTACTTCTTCAATCTCTTTAGAGTTGAGGAGTCGCTTAAACCGATTTTAAATCTGGGAAAGTATAAGGGACTTTGATGGGCAGTAAATAGTGCACATAACTTGGTTATTTACAAGTTAATACTTAAGTCTCTTCACCATTATGTGTTTTATTCAgacaaaatatttatcgatagagaaactatttattaattgaaaataatactCAATCAATaatccatttttaattttaagagcTTTTggataaatataattttaaatccagaaaaccattttattttgagcAAATAAAGTCGGTAACAGCGAAAATCTGTGCAGTGCAAGCCTATTAAACGTGGTAAAAGCCAGCTCCACGATTTTTGGTGTGGGTCGATGGGATTTCCTTGCGGCTCGCTTTGCGTGGGCGTCGAGGAAAATTAAGGAAATGTTTGCTCAACACCGTGGGCCCCGACTCTCTGCGAGACAAATGCCATAAAAAATTGCAACAAATGTTGCAGCCAATAGACCCAGCTAATAAATGTTGCTCGCGTGCAGCAACAGCCACGGCGACAGtgacagcggcaacaacacaCTCGCCCGTCGCCTGATTTTATGTGCCGCTCTCTTGTTTCCGATCTTTTTGGGCAATTAATTGCGCAACATCCAATAAATTGCATTTGAAAGCCAAGGGATTCCCGGAGCAATTGTTGTTGCAGCCTCagccgatgttgctgctgtgttcCTGGTGTCGCTCGTGTTGCTGCCGCTGACAACAGtcataaaaactaatttcgcTCTTGGCTTGGACCGTGGGTGGATTTTGGCTTAGCAGGAAGTATTTTCCAGGCCGGCGAGGGGAAAATTTGTGGCTCACCCGACTTCAACTGCATTTAAGCCGTGGTTTCCGCCCGCCTCACATTTCTGCGGCGAGTCTGGAGTTGTTTATGGGTGCTCAGCTAAAAGGCTGGGCGGATTGTAAACCCGTTTAAGGCCTCTGTCCGCGAATTGAGTTTTTAAATGGGCGAATTATCTTAAGTAAAGGTTTTACAAACGTTTTAGGAGCATTAGCTAACTAGTTAAGCGATGTTCGCTGATTCAATTATGGGGAATAGACTTATCGAGGCTGCATGGGGAAAATATAAGAAGAGGGCACTCCAAACCAAGAGTTGGAGAATTATTTATGGGTTCTATGTTAAAAGTTTGAACCTTAAACTAAATTTTACTTGTATTTTGAAGGAATATATCTTtatctttatatatatttatcctGCTATAAGACCTTCAAAAGAAATCTATTCTGTAAGTCTAAGTATGCAAGTGTCATAAGCCAATTTTAATATCAATAAGTATCTTAATTCAGCATTAAAATTCTCATTTGAAATACTAATTTCTCTATACTTATTAACCCCAGCTTGTTTTTAGTGTACCATAAATTGGTCTTCCAAGGCTTTATCTTGGAGTTGCCAATTTCCACTGACAGCCAACTGACACAATCTGCGATCTGTTGGCAGAAATCTGCCAGTGGATTCGCAGCTAATAAAGTTATCAAGGGGCACAAAAACCAAGCCGAGAAGGTGCAGCCTCCCCTTCACTTTGGCCCCAAACGGCTGGCATTTGGGACCTGGCCTAATCATATTTCTCGGCTACAGAAGGGGCAAAGTTAGGGTTTCGGTACTTACAATCGCGGCTCATGCCAGCGGAGAGGCATTTCTTGAAGCGGCAGTACTGGCAGCGATTGCGGTTCAGCCGAATGACCAGGCACTTTCCGTCCCTCAGGCAGCGGTATTCGATTTGCTTCTGGATGCTGCGACGAAAGAAACCCTGCCGGAAAAGCAATCGCAATTAGGGGATATCCCTTAGGGCCCGGCAAAACTCACCTTGCAACCCTCGCAGGAGGTTACGCCGTAGTGGTAGCCCGATGCCTTGTCGCCACAGACTTTGCAGGGCACAAATGACTTCGAGGAGACCCCGttggtgttgttgctgttgctgttgctgttgctgccgttgctgttgttgttgctgctgtcggcTAGGCCAAAAGATTGCTGCTGCGGGtgttgcaactgctgctggtgttgctgctgctgctgctgctgttgcagctgtGACGTCGtctgcggctgctgttgctgctgctgttgctctgcAAGGGAAAAATGCATCGGTTTACACATTTCCTCCGCTGGAAAGTTGTCCAGCTGGTCGCTTATGCAATGGcacattgctcatacgccacATACGCCACATACGCCACATACGCCGCATGTGCAACAGCAGTCTGCGCAATTTGGCAAATGAGTTTGCTGTCACTGCCGCCGTATCACCCACTCGCCATCTCGCCGCACACACACGTCACCTGGTTGCAACACTCGGGGGCAGCCGCAATCAATCGACAACTGTCACAACCCATTGAGCTTGCCCACCTAATGgctaaattcaatttttccgGCAGCCTTAAGAGTGCTTATCTTAATCATTCTTAAGCCGGCCGGCAATCAAAGTCGAATGCAATGCCCAGGGAGTGCATTCAACTCCCAGGCGATGTGCGATAAGaagaaatgccaaaaaatcacGTATACGCCACCGCCTACAATAAAATGCCTGTAAAAACGGCAGTCACGAGGAAAAACTGCAGCCGCACAATTTTCACTGTGCGAGAGCCGAAAAAAATTTGCATTGCAAATTagaaaagtacaaaaaaaaacgtgTTAAAGAAACgaaaaggaaaaacagaaaagcaGGCAAGGAAAAACTGGAGCCAGACAGCAGTGTTTGCTTCTTGGCATTtcatttcgaattcaatttgactgcatttctgcttttatttttcgcttttcTAATGCAGGAGGAAGAGGCAAATGAACTAAGCGCGGAGTTTGAActgtcgttgttgttggtgttgctgttgctgttgctgcttgtTGGTGTTGCTAGTTGCTGCTGTGCCAATTGGCGTTGCCACACCTCAAAAATGcgaaacaaaatgaaattaatgtGCAACTTGCACGCGCCGAAAAGCAGGGGGgagaaaagaaaaggaaaagatTGGAATACACCTAAAGAAGTTTTAACAGGTTTTACCTTTGTAGTAATCTTTGAAGTTGAACTCTGCTTCATAAGGAATAATCCTAATTCTTCAAACTAGTATTATCTTTAGTTAAATACCTAGAATATGAGCTATCACTTAGTTGTCATAAGGATAGGAAGTCTAACttctttaaaagaaattttttgttaatataAAACTTTACTTTTTTCCATATGTTGAAACCTTTTCTTACTTTTTATTtcctatttaatatttatattaaaaactattgaaaattaatttggaTTATTTAACCTTGATTAATAAGTTGGCTTTAAGGTCAGCAGTTGGTTGTTTGTATTAAAGACTTTATCTATTTatgtttacatttaaaaatgtctttgtcgcagaaatatcattttaatattttttattagtatccctatctatatatattttttcagtgcGTGGCGCGTTACGCGCTTGTGCaattgcaaattgaattttcaccATTGGAGTGCCGGCAACAACGGACACAACGCTGTCTGGAAAATGTCGTCGGCCCGGGCAggaatgaaaaagaaaaacccaaaGGAAACTCAAGTGCCTGCTTTTCATTTTCGCGCCGCGTTCAAATGCAAATCATTTGGTGGCTTTTGTAAGTTGACAATTTGAGACGCCATTGTTTACCCAGCCGAAGAAAAAGGGGTGCGGGCCGAGGGCTGGCGGAAAACTGCCTGGCATTTCCGCGTTGTCAGACAAGTCAGAGGCATGGACGATAGACGACAAAGACTTCATATTTTCCtcgattttttccattttcatttccattccaTGCATTTATCTGGGCGAAGACAACTGATTGAAGGCAACGAGCGAATGGCAGACATTTGGCCGCAGAAAAAATATCAATAGAAGTGCCGGGGAAAGGCAGTCGAGTTTTCGACGTCTCCTTGATGAATTCCTATTTGCTTTTCCCCTCCGTCCCCCGATGCACTGATTTAATTTGCCTGCAATTTACATTTGCCTGCAACTGCCCGCACTAATTGCCGCAATTAAATGTTGCCGTTGCGGGCCGCAGAATGAAATCCTTGCCGGCGAATCCGGGCAATTAGCCAGTCCGGCCAAGACAAATCTGCCCAAGTGCTTATGGTTTTTATGGTCGAAGGAGTGGGCACAGTAAAAGTGGTACatcaaaaaaaagattttgagGTTTTGGAtaagaaataagaaatgtcaacaaaatttacgttaaaatatttaaaaatgtttaaatatttgacaagATGTAAGTATCTGAAACCTTTTATACtgatttatacatttttcaaataaaagaaataattaactaaaaaaaactatgaaatattttatattttttaatattacttaGTTGCTATAATATAGTTGGAATTTATGTAAATGGTATATTATTAGGTGTATTAAAAAGGAGCAAAAGAAAAACgctcttaaatttaaacacaaattttagtttattgtttatttcttgtataaaaaatgattgaattctgatttttttttcaaaaatacaaCATACATTTCTTCTCTGTGTAGCCCTCAGCTGACCGTAATGGTTATTAAACTCAATTTTGGTTGCATTTTCCGGCCCAGTTCCTAGTGCCCGTTCCGTTGGAGCGACCCACAACTCCCGAAGTCTATTCAAATTGGCAAGGAAATCCCATAACCGAGACCAATTCAAGGCGatttatgaaaatgaaaacattttctcCATGCCTTTCAATTGCACCCAATGCAACCACATTGACAGACCTGCAACATGGCAAGCAATTTCCTCGCCGAGCACAAGGAAAGGAGGAACGGCAACAGCCAATGGCCAATAACAGGGAATTATAttcattttcacatttttcatGCTGCGCTTTAATAGTTTCCTCAAAAGGAGAAGAAACCGAAGCCCCAACGACTTtcaattgctgctgctgccgctgccgcagttgctgttgctgttgctgttgctgttatGCAATGAatgcaaatttattgaacATAATTTCCAGCAGCGACAACAATGGTCCGCCGAGGAGTCGACAACGCGGAAGAGTCAGTTGCAAGTTGCACGTACCACGTACCTTTGTTTAGATGCGCAACAGATGAAGATGTTGCTGCGGggttgttgctggtgttgccgttgctgccgccgctggcgttgttgttgcagttgctgctgttgaCCGCTGACGAGGATGTACGACCGCTGACATTGACAACTGTACTCGGGCCGCGGGCAAAGTGCTCCGAGCAGctggacgacgacgaggaggagacCGTGTGGGCGGAGGACCCTGAGGAggagccggaggaggaggccgaCGAGCAGCCGCTGTCCGGCGAGGAGTGGGCGCCGCTGGAGGAGGgggagctgctgctgttgtggtTGCTGGCCGGACCGAACTGATGCACACTGCTGATGGTGTACAGAGCACCTCCACCATTGCTCAGCGTGCAGTTGAGCTGGTGGTTTTGCTGCTGGCCAGGAAGGTGTccctggtgttgctgctgttgatgtGGGTGGTTGAGTTGCTGTTCCAGGGGACGCAGACTATTTGCAACACTCTCCACTGGCGCTGCTGTCCTGTAGAAATCGTCAcactgcagcagctgcaagGGATCGGCTTCAATGGCACTTAGGCAATCCTGCAATTCCCGGTGAtgctgctcctccgcctcTTCCTCTTCCTGCTCGGAGTCCAAGCTATTGGCCTCGCTGTAGGCCCCTTGGGTGGACGAGTCCTCCGGTGAGTcaaagaaatgcaaattaaagtcggaatttgcattaaaattgaCCGCCGGCAGCAGGGCTCCTTCCGCTCcttcgtcctcctcctcctctgccCCGTCTACCTCTTCTTCGTCCTCTTCCCCGTCcccgtcctcgtcctcgtcttCCTCCCCCTCCTCCTCGCTTAGCTGTTCCTCGTCCCGAGCGAAATCCTTGATGAGATCCTCCTCCTTCacctggagctgctgctgctgctccgccGAGTGCTTCACACAGGTTTCGACCAGAAGATTGGAGCGGATTTGTGCCTGTGCCTCCAGCTCTATTTGGTATACATCCATGTTGCTAGGATCGGATCGGTCAGAAGGCCATCCATCATCTTCATCATCGTCCTGCTGGCGGAAATCGATGTTGGCAACCCGCGATGGCGCCCGCTCAGCATGTTTGTGGGAAATCTTTGCGATCCTATACCATCCGGCACTTTATGGGGAATTCGGTAAGAGGAGGGTTTTCAAAGGGATTCAGAGTCTTTGGGatatttatgtataatttttttcagctgcggcttaattaaaaaaaattttagaatttattttctttcagaaagtcgattttttgttttaactttgattataaatttgatttaCCTAACTAGGGATCATCCTTTTTCGAAATCTATTTAAAGACCCATGATATCAAATAAATGCTCTttaataatcaattttttcCATCATAATAAACTGtcatttaaaaagaaattcattggtttttttttttttaaactgaaaTCATATGGTAAATAATTATtgtgaaaaaaatatgtttcacaaagacaaatttattttttagtagttataatttttttataataattaattatttctggATAATATTTGACTGTAAACATTTTGCATTATTTCTGATTTTAtagaaacatatttttgtacTAGCCGATTTCCAAATCCATAACATTTTAGTGCAAGCCCAGTGTACAATATATCATGACAAATGGCCCTGTCTAATTCCTGTGCACAATTTCGCATGAAaggtttaattaaattatcacTATCATCCCCCAATCCCCCTGCACTTTTATTTGTCACTGGCACTTAGCATTCGTAATGGCTTATattgcataaattttcaattcacTTCCGTGTTGTTTTCGCAGTCCTTCGTTCCCAAGTTCAGGCGGTCGATCGATACGACTCGATgagatattatatgatatgatattagTTCGTTGTGGGGCGGCACTCGCGACTCGATATTTTCGGGGAGAAATGGTGATCGCGCGTACGAAACTCTCGCCTCGCCGAGATCCAAGCGCCAACTTCGCAGCGCTCCAAATGCGCCAGGGAAAATCCAAGCCAAACTGCAGAACTGTAGAACTGCAGAACCGCAGAACCTACGACAACACACAAGAGTCCAAGACGACGGCGGCAGCGACGCAGAAGAATTGCGGCAAGAACGTGTCCCTCCGGGCGAGTGTGAGTGAGTGTGCGGCGGTGTGAGTGTGGAAAGAGCAGGAAAATAGAATGCAGTGCGGCTGTGTGGCCCAATGGAGTGGGAAAACTGCGaagcgccgccgccgccgcagcacGAGGCGGAATTGGAATCGGATTCTCTGGAGGAGATCCAGGGGGACGGGGGCACGGCGGGCGCACGGAGAGAGAGTCAATGTGCTGTGGCTTCTATCTTTCTAATCTccaccagcggcagcagcaacaacacgagctgcaacagcaacaaccagGGAAATAACAGCGACAACACACTCGCCAACGAAAAGaaccacagcaacaacagtcACATCgatagcagcagcagcgacacaagctgcaacagcaacaaccaggaaagcaacagcggcaacagcacaagctgcaacagcaacaaccagGGAAATAACAGCAGTCACATCGatagcagcaacagcaacagcaacagcagcaacaccagctgcaacaacaacaacaacacgagCAGCATTAGCAACAACCAGGGAAGTaacagcgacaacaacacatgctgcaacagcaacaacattaGAATCTGTTCCAGCTGCAGCACTAGCAGCTGCAACACTAACAGCAgctgcaacaacagcaaaagAAGCAACAACTATTGCTCCTACAGCGACAACAACTCGacttgcaacagcaacatgcaTTGCCACTCTCGCTGTCTGCGTGTTGTTGCTGCACTTTTCCATTTGCAAACTCTTTTCCTGGTTGCTATTTTCAATTTCTATTGCCTCTGCCGCCGTCGCTGCCGACGCCGCTGCCAGCATTTCCAAGTGCAACAACACTCCACTCAAGATCAATTTCACACACACTACGGCAgtagaaagagagagagagcgcgaACCGTTACTTAGTTTGCACTATCCTCGAGGGAGAGGGCAATAGAATATGGGCGATTCGGTatatgtgtgcgtgtgcgagcgaaagagagggcaGAAGTGGGGGCGCCTTACAGGGGGGTCAAGAACCTTCAGTCGACTGGGCGAGAAAGAGAAAGGGAGTGCCGCAGTGGGCTCTCCGAGTGGGAGAGAAAATTCTGCAATGCGGAAGTTAgaatgttgcatgttgctgctgcgcttCTTTATTTTTGATCTTTTCTGCTCAAAAGAAAGTGGTAAACTTTAGGTTCTGGCACTAGAATACTTtctcaaaaattatatttgaagatCACTAGAAAAATGTGGCGGGGAAGTAAATGGTTGGTTAGAAATCTATAAAGTTGCTAGGGTGTTCTTTTGGTTCAAAGACTACCTatgaattatatttaaaaacgtattaatggaattcaaaaatcaaTACAAACTGTTAATTTTACATGTtagggaaaatataaaaaggcaCCTATAAAAtgatcttatttaaatatattcaaaaaagATATGTACATACTATATAGATTCAGAACTAAGGATTCCAAGTATTTGTGTTTAGAAAACCTTAATTAAGTATGAGTTGacaatttaacatttttattgaaaagttTTATAAAAGTCCGAATTTTCCGAATACTGATTTActttttttccccattttccccaaCGCATTGCACAATTTCCCTGACGAACGCCTGGCCCAAAAGGGAAGCAACGAGAGTCAATGATCAGCGGC
This window of the Drosophila biarmipes strain raj3 chromosome 3L, RU_DBia_V1.1, whole genome shotgun sequence genome carries:
- the LOC108028554 gene encoding ecdysone-induced protein 78C isoform X1, yielding MDVYQIELEAQAQIRSNLLVETCVKHSAEQQQQLQVKEEDLIKDFARDEEQLSEEEGEEDEDEDGDGEEDEEEVDGAEEEEDEGAEGALLPAVNFNANSDFNLHFFDSPEDSSTQGAYSEANSLDSEQEEEEAEEQHHRELQDCLSAIEADPLQLLQCDDFYRTAAPVESVANSLRPLEQQLNHPHQQQQHQGHLPGQQQNHQLNCTLSNGGGALYTISSVHQFGPASNHNSSSSPSSSGAHSSPDSGCSSASSSGSSSGSSAHTVSSSSSSSCSEHFARGPSTVVNVSGRTSSSAVNSSNCNNNASGGSNGNTSNNPAATSSSVAHLNKEQQQQQQQPQTTSQLQQQQQQQQHQQQLQHPQQQSFGLADSSNNNSNGSNSNSNSNNTNGVSSKSFVPCKVCGDKASGYHYGVTSCEGCKGFFRRSIQKQIEYRCLRDGKCLVIRLNRNRCQYCRFKKCLSAGMSRDSVRYGRVPKRSRELNGAAAASAAAGAPSSLNVDESTSSSLHPNLQQQQQQQQHLLQQQQHQQQQQHQQLQQQPHVSGVRVKTPSTPQTPQMCSIASSPSELGGCNSANNNNNNNNSSSGNASGGSGVSVGVVVVGGHQQLVGVGMGTDLGGTHHQVGMCHDGLAGTANELTVYDVIMCVSQAHRLNCSYTEELTRELMRRPVTVPQNGIASTVAESLEFQKIWLWQQFSAKVTPGVQRIVEFAKRVPGFCDFTQDDQLILIKLGFFEVWLTHVARLINEATLTLDDGAYLTRQQLEILYDSDFVNALLNFANTLNAYGLSDTEIGLFSAMVLLASDRAGLSEPKVIGRARELVAEALRVQILRSRAGSPQALQLMPALEAKIPELRSLGAKHFSHLDWLRMNWTKLRLPPLFAEIFDIPKADDEL